One genomic region from Phorcysia thermohydrogeniphila encodes:
- the hisC gene encoding histidinol-phosphate transaminase: protein MFSLPEHIKKVHVYEPGKPEEELKRELGLREIVKLASNENPLGPCPAAVRAIIEDLKNLNRYPDGNSYYLKRALAKHLGVEPENIFVGLGSNEALDIISRAYLRPGKNAVYSEKSFAVYPIVVQLAGAEHKVVKAKDNYYMDLKAHLDAIDENTAVVFLANPNNPTGTAFTRKEFEAFLKDFPDDVLLVLDEAYYEYAVGAGFDIENGIEYIHEKNIVVTRTFSKIYGLAGLRLGYAVAKKEIIADMNRIRQPFNVTRPAQVAGVAALEDKAFIKHSQVVNEEGKKYLYEQFEKLGLEYVPTYANFILVKVGYPSREVFKRLLQKGVIVRAMDGYGFPDHIRVTIGTMKENIFFIKKLREVLEELKEERQ, encoded by the coding sequence ATGTTCTCCCTGCCAGAACATATAAAGAAAGTTCACGTATACGAACCCGGAAAACCTGAGGAGGAGCTCAAAAGGGAGCTCGGACTTAGAGAAATCGTAAAACTCGCCTCAAACGAAAACCCCTTAGGCCCATGCCCCGCAGCAGTGAGGGCAATCATTGAGGACTTAAAGAACCTAAATAGATACCCGGACGGAAACTCCTACTACTTAAAGAGAGCTCTTGCCAAACACCTTGGAGTTGAGCCGGAAAACATCTTTGTAGGCCTTGGCTCTAACGAAGCCCTTGACATAATCTCCAGAGCATACCTTCGCCCCGGTAAAAACGCAGTTTACAGCGAAAAGTCCTTTGCAGTTTACCCGATAGTCGTCCAGCTTGCCGGAGCAGAGCATAAAGTAGTAAAGGCAAAGGACAACTACTACATGGACCTAAAAGCCCACCTTGACGCAATAGACGAAAACACCGCCGTAGTTTTCCTTGCAAACCCTAACAACCCGACGGGAACGGCCTTTACAAGGAAGGAGTTTGAGGCCTTCTTAAAAGACTTCCCAGACGACGTCCTCTTAGTTCTTGACGAGGCCTACTACGAGTACGCCGTCGGAGCAGGTTTTGACATTGAAAACGGCATAGAGTACATCCACGAGAAGAACATCGTTGTAACGAGGACTTTCTCAAAAATCTACGGGCTTGCAGGACTCCGCTTGGGCTACGCAGTAGCAAAGAAAGAGATAATTGCCGACATGAACAGAATTAGACAGCCCTTTAACGTAACCCGTCCAGCTCAAGTCGCAGGAGTCGCAGCCTTAGAGGACAAGGCATTCATCAAGCACTCCCAAGTTGTAAATGAAGAGGGTAAGAAATACCTCTACGAGCAGTTTGAAAAGCTCGGACTTGAGTACGTGCCAACCTACGCAAACTTTATCCTCGTTAAAGTGGGATACCCAAGCAGGGAAGTCTTTAAGCGCCTCCTTCAAAAGGGAGTAATCGTAAGGGCTATGGACGGCTACGGATTCCCCGACCACATAAGGGTAACCATAGGAACAATGAAGGAAAACATCTTCTTCATAAAGAAGCTCAGGGAAGTCCTTGAAGAGCTTAAGGAAGAAAGGCAATGA
- the folK gene encoding 2-amino-4-hydroxy-6-hydroxymethyldihydropteridine diphosphokinase, with the protein MRVVLILGTNLGNRLDNLKRAEELIRKFVGRILRRSPVFETPPFGVEKQPPFLNYGLLVETHHPPFELLRLVKWIEKRVGRYRTFRWGPRVIDVDIVKYGDVKISVEELQIPHPGLKDREFFRKICSYLDISVK; encoded by the coding sequence ATGAGGGTAGTCCTGATTCTTGGAACGAACCTTGGTAACCGTCTTGACAACCTGAAGAGGGCTGAGGAGCTTATAAGAAAGTTTGTGGGGAGGATTTTAAGAAGAAGTCCTGTTTTTGAAACTCCACCTTTTGGTGTTGAGAAGCAGCCTCCTTTTTTAAACTACGGTCTTTTAGTTGAAACTCACCACCCTCCTTTTGAGCTTTTAAGGCTCGTTAAGTGGATAGAGAAGAGAGTAGGTCGTTATAGAACTTTTAGATGGGGGCCTCGGGTTATTGATGTGGATATTGTTAAGTACGGGGACGTGAAAATTAGTGTTGAGGAGCTCCAAATACCCCATCCCGGACTAAAAGATAGAGAGTTTTTTAGAAAGATTTGTTCCTACTTAGATATAAGTGTAAAATAG
- a CDS encoding type II toxin-antitoxin system HicB family antitoxin, whose translation MKKNVSKELEYYMKLPYTVEIVPYKDGGFFAKIKELEGCMTEADTLEEVLKLLEDAKRAWIETALEEGLDIPLPESMREEKEYSGRILLRLPKSLHRKLAEAAKEEGVSLNTYIINLLSARSAEKELLKLLTKQTKQNFSQPVGV comes from the coding sequence ATGAAGAAGAATGTGAGTAAAGAGTTGGAATACTACATGAAACTACCCTATACCGTGGAAATAGTCCCTTATAAAGATGGAGGTTTTTTCGCAAAGATTAAAGAGCTTGAAGGTTGTATGACTGAGGCTGATACATTGGAAGAGGTTTTAAAACTCTTAGAAGATGCTAAAAGAGCTTGGATTGAAACCGCCCTTGAAGAAGGTTTAGATATTCCTTTACCTGAATCAATGAGAGAAGAAAAGGAATACAGTGGAAGAATCCTTCTTAGACTTCCCAAATCCCTTCACCGAAAACTTGCAGAAGCCGCAAAGGAGGAAGGAGTAAGCTTAAACACTTACATAATTAACCTCCTATCTGCAAGGAGTGCAGAGAAAGAACTCCTGAAACTCCTAACCAAACAGACAAAGCAAAACTTTTCTCAGCCTGTTGGTGTATGA
- the der gene encoding ribosome biogenesis GTPase Der codes for MKRLPVVSIVGRPNVGKSSLFNRLLEKRLAIIDDTPGVTRDRIIQEANIEDHRVLLVDTGGVDPHGEGFAKETTEQAKRAMEEADVIVFVVDGKEGITPLDEEVARLLRKWKKPVIVAVNKIDEPFMEDLVYDFYRLGFDEVISISAIHKIGIPTLKEKIIEKLPEALRQVAKKEQEKEERREKAERLISEESSEELNQLIDTLEKGEEYEFEEEEKEPIKVAIVGRPNMGKSTLLNALVGEERAIVSDIPGTTRDAIDTYVKIGDDEYIFIDTAGIRRRGKIKDIEYYSYLRALDAIDRADVVVLLLDAEEGPTDRDAKIAGIALEKFKPIVIAVNKIDKLQSQKEWENIHRRLDLTFDFIPYAPRVFISAKEKKGLEELLKQIKDLYRQYTKRVTTGKFNRALAELMEIHQPPVYKNKIVKIYYGTQVKTKPPTFLLFSNYPEGIPQSFRRFLENRLREKFKFNKIPLRIVFKKR; via the coding sequence ATGAAAAGGTTACCGGTTGTTTCTATAGTGGGAAGGCCAAACGTTGGTAAGTCTTCCTTGTTTAACAGGCTGCTTGAGAAACGTTTAGCGATAATTGACGATACCCCCGGAGTTACCAGAGATAGAATCATTCAGGAAGCGAACATAGAGGACCACAGGGTTCTCCTTGTAGACACCGGAGGTGTTGATCCCCACGGGGAAGGTTTTGCCAAGGAGACAACGGAACAGGCAAAAAGGGCTATGGAAGAGGCCGACGTTATTGTCTTCGTCGTTGACGGAAAGGAGGGAATAACTCCCCTTGATGAGGAAGTCGCAAGGCTTTTAAGGAAGTGGAAAAAGCCCGTAATCGTTGCAGTTAACAAGATTGACGAACCTTTTATGGAGGACTTGGTTTACGACTTCTACAGGCTCGGCTTTGATGAGGTCATTTCCATCTCTGCAATTCACAAGATAGGTATTCCGACCCTAAAGGAGAAAATCATAGAGAAACTCCCCGAAGCTTTGCGCCAAGTTGCAAAGAAGGAGCAGGAGAAGGAGGAGAGGAGAGAGAAGGCAGAGAGGCTAATCTCAGAGGAGTCCTCTGAGGAGCTCAACCAGCTCATAGACACCTTAGAGAAGGGAGAGGAGTACGAGTTTGAAGAGGAGGAGAAAGAACCGATAAAGGTGGCCATCGTCGGCCGTCCAAATATGGGTAAGTCAACCCTTTTAAACGCTTTAGTGGGAGAGGAGAGGGCTATCGTCAGCGACATTCCGGGAACGACGAGGGACGCAATAGACACCTACGTAAAAATCGGGGATGACGAGTACATCTTTATAGATACAGCCGGTATAAGGAGACGTGGAAAGATTAAGGACATAGAGTACTACTCTTACCTGAGAGCTCTTGACGCCATAGACAGGGCAGACGTCGTTGTCCTCCTTTTAGACGCAGAGGAAGGCCCAACTGACAGGGACGCAAAAATTGCAGGAATCGCCTTAGAAAAGTTCAAGCCAATAGTTATCGCAGTAAACAAGATTGATAAGCTCCAGAGCCAGAAGGAGTGGGAGAACATCCACAGGAGGCTTGACCTTACCTTTGACTTTATCCCTTATGCCCCAAGGGTATTCATATCTGCTAAGGAGAAAAAGGGGCTTGAGGAACTATTAAAACAGATTAAGGACCTTTACAGGCAGTACACAAAGAGGGTTACAACAGGAAAGTTCAATAGAGCTCTCGCCGAGCTCATGGAAATCCACCAGCCACCAGTTTACAAGAACAAGATTGTGAAGATTTACTACGGAACGCAGGTAAAGACAAAGCCACCTACATTCCTACTCTTCTCCAATTACCCAGAGGGAATTCCTCAATCCTTTAGACGCTTTTTAGAAAACAGGCTGAGGGAAAAGTTTAAGTTCAACAAAATACCTTTAAGGATTGTCTTTAAGAAGAGATAA
- a CDS encoding metallophosphoesterase family protein: MKVAHISDTHLGYMQYRLPERKQDFMLAFERAIDICIEEGVDIILHTGDLFETYQPDMVTLSRCIRTLQKVKAHGIEFIAITGNHDRALRRGTIPPQRILEDLGILKLLNYRPGAPAEELVLSLDGVLIAGFQYFPRRMIKVLKEGFFDELSELAFKATTSILMFHQGIGQYLPYEESFEMELMELPEGFDYYAGGHIHTFVKENLKGGLFSYSGATEFRTVKEAERGKRGFNIFDTDRRELKRIELENLRPFKVARFSEERAKETLEEVLQFVSLAEQPPVVVIDYEYKSLEIETLSKTLEEIEKQSLLLRITKRRITSESNDVTSPGKTFSEFLEEFLREQNHGDKVINLAKEVLTANPDHIQEILKEFVKKELKENLGEIKSFLE; this comes from the coding sequence ATGAAGGTAGCCCACATATCGGACACCCACTTAGGCTATATGCAGTATCGGCTTCCTGAGAGGAAGCAGGACTTTATGCTCGCCTTTGAAAGGGCAATTGACATCTGCATAGAGGAAGGGGTTGACATCATCCTTCACACCGGCGACCTCTTTGAAACTTACCAGCCTGATATGGTAACCCTTTCCCGCTGTATAAGAACCCTCCAGAAGGTAAAGGCTCACGGCATAGAGTTCATAGCAATCACGGGAAACCACGATAGAGCTCTAAGAAGGGGAACAATCCCCCCTCAGAGGATTTTAGAGGACTTAGGAATCTTAAAGCTACTGAACTACAGGCCGGGAGCTCCAGCAGAAGAGCTCGTTCTCTCTCTTGACGGAGTTCTAATAGCCGGCTTTCAGTACTTTCCCCGCAGAATGATAAAGGTTTTAAAGGAAGGCTTCTTTGACGAGCTATCTGAACTTGCCTTTAAGGCCACTACCTCTATCCTCATGTTCCATCAGGGAATTGGACAGTATCTACCCTACGAAGAGAGCTTTGAGATGGAGCTCATGGAGCTCCCAGAAGGCTTTGACTACTACGCCGGCGGGCACATCCATACCTTCGTCAAAGAAAACCTAAAGGGAGGCCTCTTTAGCTACTCTGGAGCAACAGAGTTTAGAACCGTTAAAGAAGCCGAAAGGGGAAAAAGGGGATTTAACATTTTTGATACTGATAGGAGAGAATTAAAACGCATAGAGCTTGAAAACTTAAGACCCTTTAAGGTAGCAAGGTTCTCTGAAGAAAGGGCAAAAGAAACCCTTGAAGAAGTCCTACAGTTTGTTTCCTTAGCAGAGCAGCCTCCGGTGGTCGTCATTGACTACGAGTATAAATCCCTTGAGATTGAAACTCTCAGTAAGACCCTTGAGGAGATAGAAAAGCAGTCCCTCCTCTTAAGAATTACAAAAAGGAGAATAACCTCTGAAAGTAATGATGTAACCTCTCCGGGGAAGACCTTTTCAGAGTTCCTTGAAGAGTTCTTAAGGGAACAGAACCACGGCGACAAGGTAATAAACCTCGCCAAAGAGGTCTTAACCGCCAATCCAGACCACATCCAAGAGATTCTAAAAGAGTTCGTAAAGAAGGAATTAAAGGAAAACTTAGGAGAGATAAAGAGTTTTCTGGAATAA
- a CDS encoding ABC transporter ATP-binding protein: MKNTPTEILRLEGVSKTFPLKKDFFGRVKKLLKAVNNVSLFIKQGETLGVIGESGCGKSTLGKIILDLEKPDRGTVYYKGRDISKLKGKDYREYRRNVQAVFQNPQSSLNPRMKIWEIVSEGLRINFKLSKKELKERALSLLNEVGLPSSYADSYPHQLSGGQKQRVAIARALALSPELIVADEPTSALDVSVQAQIVNLFMDIQEKKGISYFFISHSLPVVEAVSDRVLVMYKGYVVEEGKTEEVFKETAHPYTRLLIESVPELFSKKERKAVTTLEAEDEELEKGCPFYPRCSVRKRECLSYDMESFKLTETHKVSCILYL, translated from the coding sequence ATGAAGAACACTCCTACTGAGATTCTCCGCCTTGAAGGAGTTTCTAAAACTTTTCCGTTAAAGAAGGATTTTTTTGGCAGGGTTAAGAAACTCTTAAAGGCGGTTAACAACGTTTCACTCTTTATTAAACAGGGTGAAACCCTTGGAGTTATAGGTGAAAGTGGCTGTGGCAAGTCAACCCTCGGGAAAATTATCCTTGACCTTGAAAAGCCCGACAGGGGAACTGTTTACTACAAGGGAAGGGATATCTCCAAGCTAAAGGGGAAAGATTACAGGGAGTATAGGAGAAATGTTCAGGCAGTCTTTCAGAACCCCCAGAGCTCCCTAAACCCCCGAATGAAAATCTGGGAGATAGTAAGTGAGGGGTTAAGGATAAACTTTAAACTCTCTAAAAAAGAGCTTAAGGAGAGAGCTCTTTCCCTCTTGAATGAAGTTGGCCTTCCCTCTTCTTACGCCGACAGTTACCCCCACCAGCTATCTGGTGGACAAAAGCAAAGGGTAGCCATTGCGAGAGCTCTCGCCCTCTCTCCGGAGCTCATAGTTGCCGACGAACCGACCTCAGCCCTTGACGTTTCTGTTCAGGCTCAAATAGTGAACCTTTTTATGGATATACAGGAAAAGAAAGGGATTTCTTACTTCTTTATCTCCCACTCCTTACCCGTTGTTGAAGCCGTGAGCGATAGAGTTTTAGTAATGTATAAGGGCTACGTCGTTGAAGAGGGAAAGACTGAGGAAGTTTTTAAGGAGACTGCCCACCCTTATACGAGACTCCTAATAGAGTCTGTGCCGGAGCTCTTTTCTAAGAAGGAAAGGAAAGCAGTTACAACCTTAGAAGCCGAAGATGAGGAGTTAGAAAAAGGTTGTCCATTCTACCCAAGATGTTCTGTAAGAAAGAGAGAGTGCCTTTCGTACGATATGGAATCTTTTAAGCTGACAGAAACACACAAGGTTTCATGTATCCTTTACCTTTGA
- a CDS encoding cupin domain-containing protein → MVKRTGITNKEEIFRTLREEGFTGLYLWHDPPGTYYDWHTHPLDEVRWIIEGEITIGTEERVVTLKAGDRMEVPAGTRHWARVGESGVTYVCGSKG, encoded by the coding sequence ATGGTAAAACGAACTGGGATAACAAACAAAGAAGAAATATTTAGAACTCTCAGGGAAGAGGGCTTCACGGGACTATACCTGTGGCACGACCCTCCGGGAACCTACTACGACTGGCACACTCACCCGTTAGATGAAGTTAGGTGGATTATTGAAGGAGAAATAACCATAGGAACTGAGGAGAGAGTTGTAACTCTCAAGGCCGGTGATAGAATGGAGGTCCCTGCCGGAACTCGCCACTGGGCAAGGGTGGGAGAAAGTGGTGTAACTTACGTTTGCGGTTCAAAAGGGTAA
- a CDS encoding ComF family protein — MNWLLDLLFPEYCVVCGSFLFLNHHHIACEECWRRYFTPYHGKKCLSCGHPVELLPGSGDYCKRCLISGKVFEFDKVEFFALYDGLVEIALRALKFDKKLSVAYSIGKTIGGHLKSFILRNRVEVVIPVPLHKDSLKERGFNQCEEILKGARVAFSPLLEKIYKTPQQSSLNEKEREKNVKGVFSLTGNVKGKRVLIFDDIFTTGSTVNEIVKVLKENGASNVFVYTVAYTPVQR, encoded by the coding sequence ATGAACTGGCTACTTGACCTGCTCTTTCCTGAATACTGCGTGGTCTGTGGTTCTTTTCTCTTTTTAAATCACCACCACATAGCCTGTGAAGAGTGCTGGAGAAGATACTTTACTCCATACCACGGTAAAAAGTGTCTTTCCTGTGGTCACCCTGTGGAGCTCCTTCCCGGAAGTGGAGACTACTGCAAAAGGTGTCTTATCTCTGGAAAAGTTTTTGAGTTTGACAAAGTGGAGTTTTTCGCCCTCTACGATGGACTTGTGGAAATCGCTCTGAGAGCTCTAAAGTTTGATAAAAAACTCTCCGTAGCCTACTCAATCGGAAAAACAATAGGAGGTCATCTTAAGAGCTTCATCTTAAGGAACAGGGTAGAGGTCGTAATTCCCGTTCCACTTCACAAAGATAGCCTAAAAGAAAGAGGTTTCAATCAGTGCGAGGAGATACTGAAAGGAGCTCGTGTAGCTTTTTCTCCACTTCTTGAGAAGATTTACAAAACTCCGCAGCAGTCCTCTTTAAATGAAAAGGAAAGAGAGAAGAACGTTAAAGGAGTTTTTAGCCTTACGGGAAACGTAAAGGGCAAAAGAGTTTTAATTTTTGACGACATCTTTACAACGGGCTCTACGGTCAATGAAATAGTGAAAGTTTTAAAGGAAAATGGAGCTAGTAACGTATTTGTCTATACGGTAGCCTATACTCCAGTTCAAAGGTAA
- the rsgA gene encoding ribosome small subunit-dependent GTPase A has translation MVEGIVTERAGQKITVFVPEEGKYYRGIPLGKVRKKDRIYAGDRVTGRLVDSTTFAIEAIKERKNLLVRPPIANVDKVVVVATIESPPFQSYLMDNLLVVYGFLGIEAVVVFNKVDILSEEGRKELDKWVKVYSDAGYTVIPVSAETGEGLDRLSEELSGVTSIFAGASGVGKSSIISKLTGEHLRVGEVSEKTERGRHTTREVRLIPFKGGFIGDAPGFSRVEALNFMDKEQVRLYFPEFLNYQCRFSDCLHVNEEGCEVTEAVKRGEIACERYKNYLKMIHEFVPWLSEVEGC, from the coding sequence ATGGTTGAAGGAATTGTAACCGAAAGGGCAGGACAGAAGATAACGGTATTTGTTCCAGAAGAAGGGAAGTACTACAGGGGAATTCCCCTCGGCAAAGTTAGGAAGAAGGACAGGATTTACGCTGGAGATAGAGTTACAGGAAGGCTCGTTGACAGTACCACTTTTGCAATAGAGGCGATAAAGGAGAGGAAAAACCTATTGGTTAGACCTCCTATTGCCAACGTTGATAAAGTAGTTGTTGTGGCAACCATAGAAAGCCCTCCTTTCCAGAGTTACCTTATGGACAACCTACTCGTTGTTTACGGGTTTTTGGGTATTGAGGCCGTAGTTGTTTTTAACAAGGTGGACATCCTCAGTGAAGAGGGAAGAAAAGAGCTTGATAAGTGGGTGAAAGTTTACTCAGACGCCGGCTATACCGTTATTCCGGTGAGTGCCGAAACTGGAGAGGGGCTTGATAGGCTATCTGAGGAGCTCTCAGGCGTTACCTCCATTTTTGCCGGGGCTTCAGGTGTTGGTAAGAGCTCCATCATTTCTAAGCTCACAGGTGAGCATCTTAGAGTTGGTGAGGTTAGCGAGAAGACAGAAAGGGGAAGGCATACAACGAGGGAGGTAAGGCTTATTCCCTTTAAGGGTGGCTTTATCGGCGATGCTCCCGGTTTCTCAAGGGTTGAAGCACTAAACTTTATGGACAAAGAGCAGGTAAGGCTTTACTTCCCGGAGTTTTTAAACTACCAGTGCAGGTTCTCCGACTGCCTCCACGTTAATGAGGAGGGCTGTGAAGTTACCGAAGCTGTAAAGAGAGGTGAAATAGCCTGCGAGAGGTATAAGAACTACTTAAAAATGATTCACGAGTTTGTTCCTTGGCTTTCAGAAGTTGAAGGTTGTTAA
- the panB gene encoding 3-methyl-2-oxobutanoate hydroxymethyltransferase, protein MPVTTADFIEKKKRGEKITVLTAYDYLTAKIVDSAGVDAILVGDSLGMVALGYKSTIPVTMEEMIHHTKAVVRGRKNAMVIFDMPFLSYQTGVRDAILNAGRALKETGCDAVKIEGGVEQAETIRALVNSGIPVMGHIGLQPQSVNVYGGYKLRGKGEERKRIIEDAKAVEEAGAFAVVLEKIPAELAREITEMLSIPTIGIGAGKYCDGQVLVFHDMVGLFEDFKPKFVKRYAELGKLAREAVEKFIEEVKSGKFPDEEHSY, encoded by the coding sequence ATGCCTGTTACAACTGCTGATTTCATAGAGAAGAAAAAGAGAGGAGAGAAGATAACAGTTCTTACGGCTTACGATTACTTAACTGCAAAAATTGTTGATAGTGCAGGAGTTGATGCCATTTTGGTAGGAGACTCCCTCGGAATGGTAGCCCTTGGGTATAAGAGCACGATACCCGTAACTATGGAAGAGATGATTCACCACACAAAGGCCGTTGTCAGGGGCAGGAAAAACGCAATGGTAATTTTTGATATGCCTTTCCTTTCTTACCAGACAGGTGTAAGGGATGCGATACTAAACGCCGGTAGAGCTCTAAAAGAAACCGGCTGTGATGCCGTTAAGATAGAGGGAGGAGTGGAGCAAGCAGAGACGATAAGAGCTTTAGTAAATTCGGGTATTCCCGTTATGGGACATATCGGCCTTCAGCCTCAAAGCGTTAACGTTTACGGTGGATATAAACTGAGAGGAAAGGGAGAGGAGAGGAAAAGGATAATAGAGGACGCCAAGGCAGTAGAGGAGGCCGGAGCTTTTGCAGTTGTTCTTGAGAAGATTCCGGCAGAGCTTGCAAGAGAAATAACCGAAATGCTTTCAATTCCCACAATTGGTATTGGAGCAGGTAAGTACTGCGACGGTCAGGTTTTAGTCTTCCACGATATGGTCGGACTTTTTGAGGACTTTAAACCAAAATTTGTAAAGCGTTACGCAGAGCTTGGAAAGCTTGCGAGGGAAGCCGTAGAGAAGTTCATTGAAGAGGTAAAGAGCGGGAAGTTCCCAGATGAAGAACACTCCTACTGA
- a CDS encoding type II toxin-antitoxin system HicA family toxin, with the protein MSGTKRKCKLVKAILTNCKHVSFEDMDKLLRAFGYEPKQPRGGSSHFVYRKKGAMPITIPFKRPFLKEVYVKQVIKLLKLEEFYEEECE; encoded by the coding sequence ATGTCAGGGACTAAGCGAAAGTGCAAGTTGGTGAAAGCCATTTTAACCAACTGTAAACACGTTAGTTTTGAGGATATGGATAAACTTCTCAGAGCATTCGGTTACGAACCGAAACAGCCAAGAGGAGGAAGTAGTCACTTTGTTTACAGGAAAAAGGGAGCAATGCCTATAACTATTCCCTTCAAACGTCCGTTCCTTAAAGAGGTTTACGTCAAGCAGGTAATTAAACTACTTAAACTGGAGGAATTCTATGAAGAAGAATGTGAGTAA
- a CDS encoding CinA family protein gives MRPEFKLKELLTEKGLKLSTAESCTGGLVAARIVNVPGSSAYFMGGVVAYDNTVKMKVLNVSPETLLKYGAVSEQTAREMVIGVKKLLGTECAISTTGIAGPSGGTPEKPVGLTYIGVSVGDRIEVFRFIFEDKDPDEVARRNNRRRKAAKKAIKLLIQMLEGKL, from the coding sequence ATGAGGCCGGAGTTTAAGCTGAAAGAGCTCCTAACTGAAAAAGGACTAAAACTCTCAACGGCTGAGAGCTGTACGGGAGGACTGGTTGCTGCGAGGATTGTAAACGTTCCGGGGAGCTCTGCCTACTTTATGGGTGGTGTGGTTGCTTACGACAATACCGTGAAGATGAAAGTCTTAAACGTTAGCCCTGAGACCCTTTTAAAGTACGGGGCTGTCAGCGAGCAGACTGCAAGGGAGATGGTTATTGGCGTGAAGAAACTCTTGGGAACTGAGTGTGCAATCTCTACAACCGGGATTGCAGGGCCTTCCGGGGGAACTCCGGAAAAGCCCGTTGGGCTTACCTACATCGGCGTTTCGGTAGGCGATAGGATAGAAGTTTTTAGGTTTATTTTTGAGGATAAAGACCCAGATGAGGTGGCAAGGAGGAACAACAGGAGGAGGAAGGCAGCAAAGAAGGCCATAAAACTCCTGATACAGATGCTTGAAGGGAAGCTATGA
- a CDS encoding HD-GYP domain-containing protein, protein MNSSIDISKFLLAVSSMSGLVDPILNNHNYRVAFISYSIAREISFSSDFLYNILVSGLLHDIGLLLVSTQEDIAFVKAVELERDKRRMHLHAEIGYELLRHFPYFSKIAKIIRYHHYSCHEIVRIKAPFSSLILHLADRIDTVIYGRIEKLGRENPYASISSIRTLIEEYLLKFSGRVFNPKLVEIFLTKISPKDSFWFELLNENCLKESLEELLRSFSQKLPFEAFYDLSKMLAYLIDFKSPFTATHSSGVAQTALSLATLFNFTSPDLKKIEVAGLLHDIGKIAVPKEILEKPGRLTPEEYSIMKSHVFFSYRIISKLAIDTNIVEWAAYHHETLDGSGYPFRLNANDLSLGSRIMAVADVFTALMEDRPYKKGLSGKETVAIIEKMVEEGKLDRTVVNVLKKNLKKVDSHRKKAQERAKELYLSLRNLASDFISS, encoded by the coding sequence GTGAATTCATCCATAGATATATCAAAGTTTTTACTTGCAGTTTCTTCTATGAGTGGTCTTGTAGACCCGATTTTGAACAACCATAACTACCGAGTTGCTTTCATTTCCTACTCAATAGCAAGGGAGATAAGTTTTTCTAGTGATTTTCTATACAACATACTCGTTTCTGGACTCCTTCACGATATCGGATTGCTTTTGGTTTCCACACAGGAGGATATCGCTTTTGTTAAAGCGGTGGAGCTTGAGAGAGATAAAAGGAGGATGCACCTCCACGCAGAAATTGGATACGAACTGTTAAGACACTTTCCTTACTTCTCAAAGATAGCAAAGATTATCAGGTATCACCATTATAGTTGCCATGAAATTGTAAGGATAAAAGCTCCCTTTAGCTCCTTAATTCTCCATTTGGCAGATAGGATAGATACCGTAATATACGGCAGGATTGAGAAGCTTGGAAGGGAGAATCCTTATGCTTCTATATCGTCTATTAGGACACTGATTGAGGAGTACTTACTGAAGTTTAGTGGTAGAGTCTTTAACCCAAAGCTTGTTGAGATATTCCTTACAAAGATTAGTCCGAAGGACTCTTTCTGGTTTGAGCTATTAAATGAAAACTGCTTAAAGGAGTCTCTGGAGGAGCTCCTAAGGAGTTTTTCTCAGAAGTTACCTTTTGAGGCCTTTTACGATCTCTCAAAGATGCTTGCATACCTCATAGACTTTAAGAGTCCCTTTACTGCTACCCACTCTTCAGGTGTTGCTCAGACTGCCCTTTCTTTGGCGACTCTCTTTAACTTCACTTCCCCTGACCTTAAAAAGATAGAAGTGGCCGGTTTACTCCACGACATCGGGAAGATAGCGGTTCCAAAGGAGATTCTTGAAAAGCCGGGGAGGTTAACTCCGGAAGAGTACAGCATCATGAAGTCCCACGTCTTCTTTAGTTACCGAATCATTTCAAAGCTTGCAATTGACACCAACATAGTTGAGTGGGCTGCCTACCACCACGAAACCCTTGACGGTAGCGGGTATCCCTTCAGGTTGAACGCTAACGACCTTTCATTGGGCTCAAGAATAATGGCCGTTGCCGACGTTTTTACCGCTCTCATGGAGGACCGTCCTTACAAGAAAGGGCTTTCTGGTAAAGAAACAGTTGCAATAATAGAGAAGATGGTGGAGGAAGGAAAGCTTGATAGGACGGTAGTCAACGTCCTTAAGAAGAACCTTAAAAAGGTTGACTCCCATAGGAAGAAGGCGCAGGAGAGGGCGAAGGAGCTCTACCTCTCCCTGCGAAACTTGGCCTCAGACTTTATCTCTTCTTAA